From the Thomasclavelia ramosa DSM 1402 genome, the window GCGTATCGATACAGAATCAATAAGCTTCAGGACTCACAGAAGAATCTCGATGTGATGATGAGAGAAGTCTACAAGCGTGAAAAAGAAGTCAATACACTCACGTATATTGATGTAGCATATGATTCTTATTTTAACTCAATCTATAATCTCCATGAAAGAACCAGTATAGCCTTTAGCTTTGAAAATATTGATCCAGAGGTTACCGATAAATTACTTAATTCTAAATGGAGTGGTAAAAACTATAGCGAGCGTATCTGGGATAATACCCAGAATTTAGCAGACTCAGTCAAAGAAGAAATGCTGATGGGTGTGTTAACTGGTAAAAGTGAAAAACAGATGGCTGATACGATCGTTGAAAAGTTTGCTGTCGGTGCTTATAATTCCAGAAGACTTATTTGTACAGAGAGTGACTTTATTAGTAATGCTTTAGATATGGAAGCGTATCGAGAAGCTGATATTGAAATGGTACGTTTTTGTGCGGTGCATGATATGAAGACATCTCCAATCTGTCAAACACATGACCATTCAACTATACCGCTTGATAAAGCAGTGCAGGGGGTAAATGTTCCACCATTACATCCAAACTGCAGGTCATCAACTGAGCCGGTTATTAATAAGGCAATTGAAGCTAAGATGAAGCGTAGAGTTAGGGATCCAGTCACAGGTAAAGATAAAATTGTTAGTGCTAATCAAAACTATCAGAAATGGCTTAGAAATCAGCAAAAGGAATACGGTAAGGATACTGTTGAAATATTTAGAAAGAAAGTCTTAAATGCTAAAAAGGATCGTGAACAATTTAATCGTTATAAGAGTGTTATTGGTGGTATAGAGTTGCCGGAGACGTTCGCAAAATTTCAAGATTTGAAGTATAATGATGGTAAGGATTGGAAAGACTTGAAATTATTATACAAAGCGACAAATAACGGATGGATACTGCATAAACATCTTGATTATGTATGGCAAGGTGAGCAGGGATTTATCCCAACAGGGGCAGCTTTAATGAATACACATATTATCGCGGGAAAAGGTAGCGATAAAACTCTTAGAGCAGCAAAAAGATTATCGGAAAAATACGGCGGGAACATTGATAATTGGTCTAAAAAAGTTGCAAAAGTTACGTCAGATAAATATATATTTGATGTTCATTGGTATGAACATGATAAGCATCAATATGAACCAAAAGTGAAATTAAGAAAGGATAGAGATTAATATGAAAACTATAATGGTTTATCAGTGTGAACTTGATAAAGAAATAAAAATGGAATTGTATGGAAAGCTTAGATATATTGGTAAGTCATTTGGTGTTGACGGTTTAACTAACAATCAAGTTTACGATTGTGTTGGTGTTGATAGCGGAATGCTTCGCATTGTTGATGACAGTGAAGAAGATTATCTTTATCCTACGGCTCGCCCTAAAGCAGCTTATGATCATGAATATGAAGGCGGAAGATGGGAAGTTGTTGAAATTTATAATGATGCATTGAGAAAGGAACTTGAGTTATATGGCTAAAGACGACAGTTATATGAAAATAACGGAGCTAATGACAAGATGTAGTTATATTTCAAGATTAGACTAATTCTATTATTAATTTGGATAGCTATATGCACAGTATATTTGATTTATAAATTTATAAAACACGTTAATTGACTTGTAGCGTGTTTTTATTTTACCTAAAAGGAGGTGGTTAGATGGCAAAACTAAAAGTTGTAAAGAATATGATCGATAAGAATACTGGTCTTTCTTACCGTGAAGGAGCCTTAATGACAGTTGCTGATCCTAAACGCATTAAGGAGTTAGTCGGAGCGGGGGTTGCAGTTGAAATCAAACAAGTGCAGAAAGAAAAATAAATTAATCATGGCGAGAGAAATCTCGCCTTTATTATGTCCAAAAACTTATGACAAAAAAAGATGGGATAGTCATACGGACTTAAAATGGAGGAATTTATGAGTAAAGATTTATTTAGAAAGTGGCCATTAGCGTATCCACTAAATCTTCAATTGTTTGCTGATGAAGATGCCGGCGGTAGTGATAATCAAGATACTTCAGGCAAAGAAGATGGTAAAAATGATGAAAGCCAAGAACAAACCAAGACTTTTACTCAGGATGAAGTCGATAATATTATTAAAGGTCGATTAGCTAAAGAGCGTAAGTCGTGGGAAAAACAGCTTGTTGATCAACAGACAGAGGCCGAGAAATTGGCCAGCATGAGTGAAAAAGAGAAAAAGCAGTATCAGGAGCAAAAACGTGCTAAGGATCTGGAAACTAGAGAAGCAGCAATTACTCGTAGAGAATTGACTGCCCAAGCTAAAGAACAGTTGGCGGATAAAGGGCTTCCTATTACGTTGGCCGAAATTTTAAATTTTACTGATGCTGAGAGCTGCAACAAATCGATTGAAACAGTAGAAAAAGCATTTCAATCAGCAGTAGAAAAAGCAGTAGAGGACCGTATCAAAGGCGGTAAGCCGATTAAAAAAGCAACTGATGATAAAACAACAGATGCTGAACTTATTTATAAAAATATGATGGGCAAATAGAAAGGATGATTAATTTATGCCAATTAACACATTAGCAACAGCTACTTTATTTCAACAGACATTAGATTTAGTAGCACAACAGGAAGCATTGACAGGATGGATGGAAGCAAATGCCGGTCAGGTAAGATACAGCGGAGGTGCTGAGGTAAAGATTCCTAAAATTGCATTACAGGGGTTAGGAGCCTATGATCGTGATAACGGTTATCAACAGGGTGCAATTAACTTGTCTTATGAAACAAGAACAATGACTCAAGATCGTGGGCGTAAGTTTCAATTGGATCCTATGGATGTTGATGAAACAAACTTTGTAGCAACAGCATCTACAGTAATGGGTGAATTCCAAAGAATGTGGGTAGTACCGGAAATCGATGCATATCGTTTATCAAAATTGATTACAACTGCAATTACTAAAGGAACTATGGTTGAATACGGGTATACACCAGAGAAAACAACAATGTTAGAGAAGGTAAAGACAGGAATTTCTAAGATTAGAGATAATGGGTATAACGGAGATTTAGTAATTCATATGACAGCAGCAGCAAAACTGCAGTTAGAGTTAGAAATGGCGGGGAAACTTACTTCTGTTACATTCTCTCAAGGTGGTATTGATACAATTGTTCCTGCAGTTGATCATGTACCAATCATTGAAACACCACAAAACAGAATGTATTCTTCAATTACAATCTATGATGGTAAAACAACAGGTCAAGAACAAGGCGGATATGTGAAAGGAACTAAAGCGTTGGAGGCAAACTTTATTATTGTTCCAAGAGCAACACCAATCGCTATTTCTAAACAGGATGTAATGAGAATCTTCGATCCATTGACAAATCAAAAAGCAAATGCATGGGCAATGGACTATCGTAGATTCCATGAATTATGGACTTTAGAGAATAAAGAAGATTCAATTTTTGTAAATATCAAAGATGCAAAACCAACTGAATAGGGGGTGTCGATATGCGTGTTTTAAAAGAAAATGTAGAACTCATTATCGATGAAAAAGAATTTTCTAGGTTTGCAAAGCTTGGCTACAAAAGAATTGATGTATCAGAACAGTCTAATCAAGATACGGACAAAAAAGTTCCTTTATCTAAAATGAAGCTGGAGGATTTAAAGAAAACTGCTGAAGAACTTGGTTTGGATAGTGACGGGCTGAATTGTGATGAACTTCGTAAAATCATTAAGGATGCTCAAGGTAATCAGTAATGACTATCGAAGAAGAGTTTAAGAAAGTAACAGGAGAAACTGACGATATATCGGTTTCTCTTTTTCTTGATAAAGCTGAGGAAACTGTTCTTGAAAAAACTAATCGCCCGTCATTGGTGAAAGAACTTGAACATTTCAAGTTTGATCTTGCAGTTGCGAGATATGAACGAGATGGTGAATCCGGGGAGTCAAGTCATAGCGAGGGCGGAGTAAACCGCAGCTATCGCAGTGAAGATGAGATACTTTCGGGTATCGATAAATATAGACTTAGTGCTGTTGCTAGGAGGCGATTAAATGCTAAGAAGAAAGATGAAGAAATTCAAACTTAGAAAATATATCGTAAAAAAAGATACTGAACGTAATACAGCTTTAGAATATCTTGATCCTGTTGAAGGTGAAGCGGTAATCTGGCCAGCTGGTGGAAAAGTACAAGCGGAACTTTATGGGCTAAGACTAGCCTATATGCTTAACATGAATTATTATGGTGATTTAAATATAAGTGAAAATGATGCCATATGTATAAATATTGATGAGCCGGAATATAAGGTGGTTTCAATTAAGAGCTATCCCAAATTTAAATTCATTGAGTTGGAAAAATTAAGATGACATTTCAAAATGCGGATAAACTCATAAAAAAGCTTAATTTAATGTCTAATGAAGTTCAGGGTGAAATCTTAAAGAAATCAGTAAAGCGAGGTGGTCTACTTGTACAAAAGCAGGCACGTCTTTTGGTTAATTCTAAGAGCGGTAATTTAGGTAGGTCAATCAAGGAAAGAACAGAACAGAGGCCTAGTGGAGCAAGCAGTACTGTTTACACTAATCTTGATTATGGCATTTACTATGAGCTTGGAACAGGTCCCAATGGTCAGGAAAAACATGCGGGTATTTCTCCAAATGTTAATCCTAAATATTCACAAACTGGATGGATGATACCTGCTGATGCTATGAGTGTTGATGATGCTGAGTATTATGGCTTGGGTGTTGTAGAAAGTGGTGGTGAAGTTATCGGATACCGTACTAATGGTATGCCGGCACGGCCGTATCTCTATCCAGCGCTGCATGATCAGAAAAAAGATATTACTAAAGAGATGAATAGATATATTGGAAAGGAAATAGTCAAGGTGATGAAAAAATGATCAATATTAAAGATAAGATAGTTGAGCAGCTTGAAAAAGTTGTTGATAATCTGAGCGATACGTATCCTCAGGATTTCACAAATTTTCCAGCAGTCAGCTACTGCGAGGAAGAGAACTGTGTTTATGAAGTTACCGATGAAGGTGAAGCTTCATCACTAATTCGCATTAGGATTGATATCTGGAGCAATAAGAGTACTTCATCGACTGCAGTTGATATTGATAAGGTTATTGCTGAATTTGGTTTTAAACGTATTTCATGTTCAGATATTGGCGAGCCTTCGGGCATGAAGCATAAACTTATGAGATATGAAGCAATTGTAGATACAAATAAAATTTTTGCGTATCATAAAAATTAATGAAAGAGAGGTATTTATATGTTAGCAAATGGAGCAACTTTAGAGTATAAGAAAAAATCTGCTACTGAAAGTACTTATACAAAATTAAAAGGATTAAAAGAAATTCCTGAAATGGGTGTTGATCCTGAAAAAGTAGAGAATACAGATCTTGATGATACCGTTAAACAGTATGAAATGGGTATCGGTGATGCAGGTGATATCACCTATAAATTTAAATATGAAAATACATCAACAGACAGTCCATATCGTTTGATGAGAGCTTTGGAGGAGAGTGGGGAGATCGCTACTTTTAAAGAAACATTAAAGGATGGAACTACAACTGAATTTGATGGTCAGGTTTCTGTTAAAAGAACTGGTGGTGGAGTTAATGGTGTTATTGAGTTTAACTTAAACATTGCACTTCAAAGTAAATTGACAATCACTGACCCAGAAATTGCATAAGGAGGCAGCTATGGAAGAAAATAAAAGAATCCCATGGGCTACGTGGGAAGTCGATGGAGTTGAGTATAAATTAAAACTCACAACAAGTGTAATTACTAAACTTGAAGAACAGTTTAAGACTAATCTTGTTAACGTCCTGGATAATGGTGTTCCAGCGTTAAAGATTATGCTTACAATTACACATGGTGCTATGCAAAAATTTCACCACGGTATCAAATATAAGGATGTAGAAGAAATGTTTGAAAAATATGTGGATGAGGGAGGATCACAAACTGCATTCATGACAGATGTGTTTTTCCCGATTTATCAAGCGTCGGGTTTTTTCTCTGGTTCAATGGCAGAAATGATGAGCGAGAAATTGGACGAAGCCAAAGAACAACTGTAACTAATATATCAGACTTAATAAATGGGATTTACCCAAATGCAGTTGACTGCGGGATAGATCCTTTTTATTTTTGGGAACTAAGTTTAGATGAAATCAAGGATATTATTGATTCTTTTAATCGAAAAGAGATAATGAAACAAAAACAACGGGCTATAGATAACTCTATTCTGGCTGACCAAATCATCAGAGGAATTGGATTATTATTTTCTCAAAAAGAAGACAATGTTGAAATTAAGCAAATATGGGATTACTATCCTGACTTATTTAAGGAAGAAAAGAAAAAAGCAGAGGAGCAAAAAGAAATAAACGAATTAGAGGAATTTAAAGAAAAAAGAAAAAGGTTCGCTTATAACCATAATAAACAGATTGGGGCTGATGACTAAGGACAGTAGAAGAATTAAAAGTAATAATCAACGCTGAAACAAAGCAGTTTAGAGATGAACTTGCAAAAGTTCAAACTCAAATGAAGTCAGCTACCCAGAATGTTACTGCGCAGACATCTAAAATCAAATCAGCTATATCAGGTATAAAATCAGCACTTGTAGGATTAGCGGTTGGAACTGGACTGTTAAAACTTGGTAAAGAGGCTTTACAGGTTGCAAGTGATCTTACTGAAGTGCAGAACGTTGTAGATGTAGCGTTTGGCTCCATGGCGTGGAAAGCTGAAAAGTTTTCTAAATCAGCACTTGAAGCATTTGGGATGAGCGAGTTAAGCGCCAAGAAAACATCGGGCACTTACATGACTATGGCTAAAAGTGCCGGTATAAATGAAAACGCAGCCAGTGATATGGCGGTCACTTTGGCAGGTTTAACAGGTGATGTCGCATCATTTTATAACATATCTCAAGATCTTGCTGATGTGCGTTTAAAATCTGTTTTTACAGGTGAGACAGAAACTTTAAAAGAGCTAGGTGTTGTAATGACTCAAACAAATCTCCAGGCTTATGCATTGTCACAAGGTATTAATAAAAATATAAGTGATATGAATCAGGCAGAGCAAACAACTTTAAGATATAACTTTGTTTTGGATAGATTAGCCTTTGTTCAAGGCGATTTCGCAAGAACAAGCAGCAGCTGGGCTAATCAAATTCGTATCCTTCAGGAACGATTTAAACAGCTTTTGGGGATTATCGGAAACGGCTTGATTGCCGCATTAACGCCTGTAGTACAGTTTTTGAATATGATTATTGGAAAACTGATTACATTTGCGAATGTTGTAAGTGCAGTTTTTGGTAGGTTATTTGGCAAGAAGTCGGCAGGACAGCAGGCATCGAATGGTTTTACTTCTGCTAGTAACGCTGCAAAAACAGCAACAGCTTCTACAGGTGGACTAAATAATGCATTAAAGGGTACAGAAGGTCAAGCCAAGAAAACGGCTAAGGCGTTAGGTTCATTGGCCGGGTTTGATGAATTAAATACAATCAGTGCGAGTGATTCTAGTTCTGGTAGTGGTGGCTCTGGCGCTGGTACCGGAGGTGGCGGATATGCCATTGATCCAATCGACTGGGGCAGTGCGTTTGAGGAGCCGGATACGAGCGGTATTGAGGCTACTGTTGATAAGGTGATGGTCTATGTCAATAGGCTTAAAGAGTTTCTCAAGACCAATGCTCCTGTCATTACAAGTCTGTTATCTGGAGTTTTAGCGGGCTTTGTTGCTTTTGAGGTGATCAAAAATTGGGCCGCATTAACGGGCCCAATAAAAAATTTATTTACTAATATAGGTGCATTATTTGCTTTATTCAAGGATGTTGGGGTAATTGAAACATTGAGTGTTATGCTTACCGGATTAAATACTCCAATGCTTGCAATTGTAGGTGTTATTACAGCTGTAACCGCAGCACTTGTTTATTTATATCAGACTAGTGAGTCTTTTAGAAATCTTGTGAATGATGCGGTAGGTGCTTTATTAGGAATACTTCAGAATTTTTATACAAGCTGCCTTTTACCAATTTTTGATACGCTGGTAATGCTTTTTAATACAGTGCTGCTCCCATTGGGGAATTTATTAACAGATGTATTTTTAACAGTAGTAGAAGCTATAGCAAGCATTGCTTTAGCATTTTGGACTAACATTCTTGCCCCGATTGCGGATTTTCTTGTCAGTGTTTTAGGAATAGCAATACAAGCTGTGTGCGATATTCTTCAGGGATGGATGCCGGCTATTAATACTGTTATTGAAACTTTATCAAAGTTATGGAATACAATGCTAAAACCTATTGTCGAATTTATAAAGACAGCGTTTATTACGATATTTGAAATTGCTGGCTCTGTTATTAAAACCGTTGCCGATATTATTCTTGGTGCATTTCAAGTGGTAGCTGATTTCTTTGTTGGAATCTTTACACTAAATATGAGTGATACATGGGAGAAGGTTTGTAAGATATTTAGCAATGCATGGGATAGTATCTGTGAAACATTTGCGCCTTTAGGTGAATGGTTTGGGCAGCAGTGGGAAAATGTTAAAACTGCATTTTCTGATGTTGCGGAATGGTTTGGAACTATATTCGATCATGCATGGGACAATATATGCGGTGCTTTCAGCAGAACTGGGGAGTTTTTCAAAGGCGTATGGAACAATATTACTGATGCATTTGGAAATATTGTGGACTGGTTCAAGGGCAAATTCAGCGATGCATGGACAGCAGTTAAAAATGTATTTAGTACAGGAGGTGCTGTATTCGATGGTATCAAAGACGGTATTCTAAATGGCTTAAAGGCTGTTGTAAATGCAATTATTAAAGGAATCAATAAAGTAATTAAAATTCCATTCGATGGTATAAACAGTGCATTAAAATCAATAAAAAAAGTAAGTATTTTAGGACTTAAACCTTTTGACTGGATTAGCACGATAAGCGTACCACAAATTCCTTTGCTAGCCGAAGGAACAGTGGTAAACAAACCAACTTTAGGTATTTTTGGTGAGGCAGGTACTGAGGCTGTAATTCCATTGAAACGTAATACCCAGGGACTTGATCTGATTGCTGAAAAATTAGCAGATAGATTATCT encodes:
- a CDS encoding minor capsid protein; this encodes MSNYWRNRQAEHIQRAMEIAEASSQELAKLYQKSCYYFNEQIQGVFDKYRKKHSLSEAEAKALLNDLTDPTSYDQMLKRLKAGAKGEERKELLKELEAPAYRYRINKLQDSQKNLDVMMREVYKREKEVNTLTYIDVAYDSYFNSIYNLHERTSIAFSFENIDPEVTDKLLNSKWSGKNYSERIWDNTQNLADSVKEEMLMGVLTGKSEKQMADTIVEKFAVGAYNSRRLICTESDFISNALDMEAYREADIEMVRFCAVHDMKTSPICQTHDHSTIPLDKAVQGVNVPPLHPNCRSSTEPVINKAIEAKMKRRVRDPVTGKDKIVSANQNYQKWLRNQQKEYGKDTVEIFRKKVLNAKKDREQFNRYKSVIGGIELPETFAKFQDLKYNDGKDWKDLKLLYKATNNGWILHKHLDYVWQGEQGFIPTGAALMNTHIIAGKGSDKTLRAAKRLSEKYGGNIDNWSKKVAKVTSDKYIFDVHWYEHDKHQYEPKVKLRKDRD
- a CDS encoding DUF4355 domain-containing protein; the encoded protein is MSKDLFRKWPLAYPLNLQLFADEDAGGSDNQDTSGKEDGKNDESQEQTKTFTQDEVDNIIKGRLAKERKSWEKQLVDQQTEAEKLASMSEKEKKQYQEQKRAKDLETREAAITRRELTAQAKEQLADKGLPITLAEILNFTDAESCNKSIETVEKAFQSAVEKAVEDRIKGGKPIKKATDDKTTDAELIYKNMMGK
- a CDS encoding phage head-tail connector protein, with amino-acid sequence MTIEEEFKKVTGETDDISVSLFLDKAEETVLEKTNRPSLVKELEHFKFDLAVARYERDGESGESSHSEGGVNRSYRSEDEILSGIDKYRLSAVARRRLNAKKKDEEIQT
- a CDS encoding HK97-gp10 family putative phage morphogenesis protein, coding for MTFQNADKLIKKLNLMSNEVQGEILKKSVKRGGLLVQKQARLLVNSKSGNLGRSIKERTEQRPSGASSTVYTNLDYGIYYELGTGPNGQEKHAGISPNVNPKYSQTGWMIPADAMSVDDAEYYGLGVVESGGEVIGYRTNGMPARPYLYPALHDQKKDITKEMNRYIGKEIVKVMKK
- a CDS encoding phage tail tube protein, which codes for MLANGATLEYKKKSATESTYTKLKGLKEIPEMGVDPEKVENTDLDDTVKQYEMGIGDAGDITYKFKYENTSTDSPYRLMRALEESGEIATFKETLKDGTTTEFDGQVSVKRTGGGVNGVIEFNLNIALQSKLTITDPEIA
- a CDS encoding DUF6096 family protein, encoding MEENKRIPWATWEVDGVEYKLKLTTSVITKLEEQFKTNLVNVLDNGVPALKIMLTITHGAMQKFHHGIKYKDVEEMFEKYVDEGGSQTAFMTDVFFPIYQASGFFSGSMAEMMSEKLDEAKEQL
- a CDS encoding phage tail protein — its product is MKSATQNVTAQTSKIKSAISGIKSALVGLAVGTGLLKLGKEALQVASDLTEVQNVVDVAFGSMAWKAEKFSKSALEAFGMSELSAKKTSGTYMTMAKSAGINENAASDMAVTLAGLTGDVASFYNISQDLADVRLKSVFTGETETLKELGVVMTQTNLQAYALSQGINKNISDMNQAEQTTLRYNFVLDRLAFVQGDFARTSSSWANQIRILQERFKQLLGIIGNGLIAALTPVVQFLNMIIGKLITFANVVSAVFGRLFGKKSAGQQASNGFTSASNAAKTATASTGGLNNALKGTEGQAKKTAKALGSLAGFDELNTISASDSSSGSGGSGAGTGGGGYAIDPIDWGSAFEEPDTSGIEATVDKVMVYVNRLKEFLKTNAPVITSLLSGVLAGFVAFEVIKNWAALTGPIKNLFTNIGALFALFKDVGVIETLSVMLTGLNTPMLAIVGVITAVTAALVYLYQTSESFRNLVNDAVGALLGILQNFYTSCLLPIFDTLVMLFNTVLLPLGNLLTDVFLTVVEAIASIALAFWTNILAPIADFLVSVLGIAIQAVCDILQGWMPAINTVIETLSKLWNTMLKPIVEFIKTAFITIFEIAGSVIKTVADIILGAFQVVADFFVGIFTLNMSDTWEKVCKIFSNAWDSICETFAPLGEWFGQQWENVKTAFSDVAEWFGTIFDHAWDNICGAFSRTGEFFKGVWNNITDAFGNIVDWFKGKFSDAWTAVKNVFSTGGAVFDGIKDGILNGLKAVVNAIIKGINKVIKIPFDGINSALKSIKKVSILGLKPFDWISTISVPQIPLLAEGTVVNKPTLGIFGEAGTEAVIPLKRNTQGLDLIAEKLADRLSFDGDSGNGATYVINFVLENGKVLTKMVIDNIKEYEVQTGKPVFDY